GGCTGTAGCCCTCTTTGAGGTGGCCGTATTATCGTATGCAACCATTATTACCGGACAGCCCGTTTTCCTCTACATGTTTTCCACTATAGCGATCAGCCAATTCTTACTCCGGTGTTTGCCGGCGGTATATACAACATTGATTGGCGCCACTACCAGCTGTGCTTTGATTCAAGCCATGCTGCCATCCTTAACCCCCATGGGCGCCTTACTATTTAATGTCCTGGTTTGCTTTATCATGATCGCCGGCACGAAATACCTAGTACACGAACAAAAATTACTAGACAAGGCCTTACGGCGAGTAAATAAGTTGGCCGAGGAAAAAGCAGACTTAGAAGCAAAAAATGCCTCTTCAACCCGCATCGGCCGCCAGGAAGCAGGGAAGTATTACACCCTCATGGATCGCTTAAAGCTTGGGTATGATAAAAAAGAAAACTTTGAACGGATCTGCACGACGGTGCAAGAGACCACGCAGGCCACAGCGGTTAGTTTTTATATTTGGAGTGACGTCGACCAACTACTGCAGCTTGAATGTTACACCGGGGACAATTCCATCGTAATGCCGGCTAATACCCTTAGAGCCGGTGAAGCCATCCCAGGTTCGAGGTATTATAACCGCACTCCTCATATCTATACGATAGACGATACCACCACGCAAATGGGCAAACCCATAAACACGGTTTTCACAACTCCCTTTTTTATGGGAGATGATACTTTTCTTGGTGTATTATCGGTCGGTTTTGATGGTACCGGTGAAGAGCTAAACGAAAAGATTAACTTATGCTATTTAATCGTTAAGCATGTTACACCGGAATTAGAAAAAACAGAGCTATATGACCGGACACAACGAATGGCGACAACTGACGGATTGACAGGACTCTTTAACCGCCGCTTCTTCGATAACCGATTGCCCCTTGAAGTAGAACGGGCCGGCCAATTTACCATTCCGCTTTCTTTGATCCAAATCGACGTAGACTATTTCAAGCAGATCAACGACACGCACGGGCACCCGGAAGGAGATAAGGTTTTAATTACCTTGTCGGAAATCTTGTCCCATTCCATCCGTACCAACGACTCCGCCTTTAGGACGGGGGGAGACGAGTTTTGTGTACTTCTTCCAGGTGCAGATATTGCCGTTGCCGAACGCATTGCAAACGAGATTGAAACCTCTTTTTCCTCATTAGGGTTTAAGGGAAAGATGAAAGATACGGGGGAAGAGGTCAAATCAACTCTATCCATTGGTGTAAGCACATTCCCACATTGCGCAACAACCGCAACCGATCTTCTTTCCACCGCGGATCAGGCTCAATATAAAGTAAAGAGCCATGGAAAAGGACATGTTCTTGTTGCCGACCGTCTTATTCATAAAAAGCCGGGAAAACCAATTAAGTCCTTTATTTAACCTTATGGAAGGCGGTGGGCTAATTGAAAAGAACCTCTTTAGCTCAAGAATTAGCAAGTTTTTCGCCAATCAGTTATTCAGTCCAGGACTCGAATTCTGACCCACGCTATCTTTTCACTGAAGTTTTAATACGAAATATGAAATCTCTTCGCCTTTTAGCCGGCGCCGCGGAATGCGAAATGAAGTTTTTATTAACTTCTTACCAGGACTTATCTCTTCACATGCGAGGCGATCAATTCATTCCTTTGGTTAAGATAGCTAAAATCGAAAAGAAAGAACTTCGGCATAAAACCATTGAGTACCCGCTATTTAGTCCTTGGAGCGAAAAAGTTGGCCACTTTTCCGCCCTATTTACCGAAAGACCCACAGATCAAACTATTGCCTGCGTCCAGTTGGCCACCCAGGCTGTGCAAAGTGCTTTGACCACTGTTTTTTTGTTAGAAAAGCAAGAACGCAATACCGAAGAAATTATTGCTGCCCTTGTCACTACCCTCAAAACGAAAGATCCCTACACATACATTCATTCTCGTTCGGTTCAGCGTCATGCGAGCTTTTTATCGAAAGTACTTGGCTTTTCTTCTGAAAAGATTAGTCTGATTCGAGTTTCAGGCTTGCTCCACGATATGGGGAAAATCCAGTTGCCCCTAGCGTTGTTACAAAAAGATGGCTCCCTAACCGATCAGGAATACAAACAAATAAAATTTCATCCGGCCTTCGGATATGATTATCTAGTTCGCTTTTCATTTCCAATTCTTCAAAGCTGTGCTATTTTTGCACGCAGCCATCATGAGCGCTGGGATGGAAAAGGGTACCCAGATAACCTTAAAGGAGAAAATATCCCTATTGAGGCTCGCATACTTGCCATAGCAGATGCCTATGATGCCATGGTAGGGATAAGGCCATACCGCAATTCAATATCTCCTGAAGAGGCCTTAGACGAGCTTTCCGAGAATGCCGGAACGCAATTTGATCCCACTCTTGTTAAAAACTTTTATTATGCCATGAAACAAAAACTTCAAATTCCTATATAATACGATGTTGAAGTACTGCCGCTACGCTTCGTAGCGGCTTTTTTGTTTCCTTGTTTTTTTGTTTGTTTGTTTTTTCTTTGCCTTGTTTGTTCTATTGTTTTTGTGTATAATAAGTAAAAACCATTGGGAGGTGTATATTTTGAAAACGATCGTTGTTGCAAATATTAAAGGCGGAGTAGGGAAAAGCACCATTTCAGCGAACTTAGCCATTGCTGCAGCACAAGAAGGGTACTCCGTCTTATTGGTTGACTCCGACCCACAAGGCAGCACCATGGCATTCCATGAACTGCGTGTCGAAACCCTGGGGGAGAAGAACACGATCCAGGCGGTGGCCATTACTACTCCAACCATCAATAAGGTGGTTCCTTCGTTCAACAACTTTGATTACGTGATTGTTGACGTCGGCGGCAGAGAGACGCAGGTTTTGCGTTCGGCTATTTTAGCAGCTGCAAAAGGAATTTTAATTATTCCTACAGCACCCTCTATGTATGACATTTGGGCCACAGAAGATACCTTTAGGATTCTCGAAGATTCGAGGGTCTATGCAGATATTAACGCCTGCGTCTTTTTCAATATGGTAATGAGTAATACCGTAATTGCGAAGGAATCGCACGAATCCATGAAACAGCTTTTGGATCAGTATAATCTATATAGTCTCAATTCAACCTTATCTGTTCGCCAAGACTATAAACGTTCTTTAACAGAAGGCCTTGGCGTTATTGAATATGCTCCTAAAAGCAAATCGGCAGAAGAGGTAAAGGCATTGTTCAAAGAGATCGAAAAATTAATCTAATATAGAGAAAGGAGTTCTGCTCTATGGCACTTCCACAAAAGCCGCGAGGCAGTAGCACTCTTCCTCGTCAAACAGAAGCCGAATTCATTTTACAAGGTTCAAGCCGAATTAACACCAACCAACCATCAATAATTGATCCAGAAGATGATGCACTTTTAAATATTGACGATAACCCCTCGTCAACACTGCAATTGAAAATGGCAGCCGATTTGATCGAACTCATCGATATTGCTTTTAATGCCCAATCGGAAGATAAAACCATGCGCTTGTTCGTAGCCAAAGCCTTATTGCAAAAAGTTAAGAACAAGACAGGTATGGAAACCATGCTTCCCGGGTGGGAGGTATATTTAGATTACAAAAACAAACCTTCACGAATTAAGGGCGCCGAAATCACCAACGAGCTGCGCAACTTAATCAAGAAGATGGTTAAACACCATAAAACCAATATCTACGAATACGGTGGGCTAGCCATGCTGGAAGAGTTAAATCGCCGCGGTGCCATATAAAAAACAAGCCTTTTGGGAACTCCCCAAGAGGCTTGTTTTTTTGTTTTGTTTTTATTTTGTTTTTTTGTTTGTTTTTGGAACAATGCCCACGGTAAGCAGGTAGGTTTTAAACATGTTTTCGTGAGCCGGGTGGTTTTTCTCAGGAGCAAAGAATTGTCCCCATCCGTCTGGACTTGTTCGCTGAAGATACTCTTTGCATTGATATCGTAGTGCTAGTATGGTTTCCGCATCGATACTATTTAGAAAATTGTTTACTCGCTCCATATCTTCCTTCGAGACTTCATTGGGGAGTAATGCCAGTTGTTCTTCGTGTTGAGCTTGAATGGTAAGCTCAATTGTTTTTTTGGTTTCCTCTTGCTGCGCTTCTTGTTCCTTCTTTTCCCCAAACCAATCTTCCTGTACTGCAGCAACAATAAATCCTGACTTTGATTCGATTGGCTTAGCGCTTTTGTCTATGGCTTTTAAAGCATACTCCAGGTTGTTTCTGATGTGTTCTACAGGGTATTGTTTTACCCACTTCCGGCTGATGCTCTTATAAACGCCATGAGCTTTTAATAGCGTAACAATATCCTCCACCGGATCTCCCGTTGAAAGCCCCGCTTCGGCAGCTGCTTTACGTTTTTTTCGTGGCGATGGCTGAAAGGGGAGAATATCATCGTCTTCATCGTTGGTAATATCCTTGTTTAGGAAGATTGTAAAATAAATACGATGAATGGCTCTTCCAAGCTTTTCTTCACGATATTCGAATGCCAATTCGGTGCTCATTTTCATTTCTTTTTGAGCTTGATGAATCACACGTTTTCGGAAATTATCATATACTTTATACTCGTGCGGCTGAATTCCAAACATTTCTCTCAATTCAGCAACCGTATAATCACATGTATTTTTCTTAATATTTCCCGTTTGAGAGTCAATCCAAAAGTTTTTGCGCATCAACTCATACATTCGTACAGAATACGTACTGCGAAGACTCCATATAGACCGGAACTGATACTTCGTAAACTTGGGAAGGTTTAAAAAATAGGTCTTAAGTTGATCATGCAATTGCAAACTCACGGTCCGATCTTTGGAGTTCACCTGCGCTAGCGTAAACCAAGGCACGCGTGGCCGGTCTTTAATTTCCAGGTTTTTGTTTGGAAGATAGACGAAGCGCTCTTGCATTTGAAAGATGGTTTTACGCAAATACTCGTATTTCCGATTACTTGTGCTCTCACCCATAATTCGCGTAGCATCACTAAAAGAGAACGTATAGGTTTTAAGAACATCGTCATCTGGATTGATAAGAGAAATAACATATGATAACAGCTTAATTTCATAGAGTTGCAGCGAATACTGCGCTTCCACCAGTTCAGGACTCTTTACTATGTAATTGTCTAGATTATTATCGGAGTACGGAATTAGCTCAACTCCTATATCACTAACAATCGACGATCCATTCACGGGAGTCCCTCCTAATATAAATCGTTAAATCTTGTATCATTGTATCAAACATCACTAAAAACTAAAAGCGTGATTATTTCTATATTCATTGCTACTACGAAATGATAAAATCCTCTTTTTGTGAGTTTTAAAGAAAGATTTGAACGTCCATAGCGGCATTATATCTGGCTTTGTTAAAATACCATCCCATCCTCATACTCCTCATTATGTGAGTTTTGATTCCTCATTCCGTGAGGTTTTGGTGCCAAAATTTATTTTTCCCAACTCTCTTTTGGCTCTTAATCCTTGCACTATCGACAAAATTTTCCCCATTTAGTGATACTTAGAAGAAGACTACATTGAGCCAGTGTAGTCTTCTTTTTTCCCCATTTAGTGATGGTTTAACAAGGGCGTAATTTGCATTCATTTCCCCTTTTAGTGAGTTTATTACAAAAAATTATATTTTTGCCATTTTTTGGATTGTTTTTCTTTCCAAAAGGAACCTTTTCCTCCTCAATTTGTGAGTTTTATTTCCCCATTCCGTGAGTTTTAGAAGGAAAAAATCCAGTATTATCAAGAGCATTGGCAGCCCCTTATAAATACAATATGAAAATAAAGAAGTCTTTCCTCATTTAGTGATTCTTTTTAAATCTCATCTTTTTTGTCTTTAGAATAAAACTCCCCAATTAGTGATGTTTTTATCCCCATTTTGTGAGCTTTAGGAGATACCACTCCAGTGTTTCCGGGCTTTGTCGCCCTCCTTATAATTACATTAGAAAAAACGATTCCTCTTTTAGTGAGTATTCTTCTTGCAAGCAGTACCAAAAGCACTCCTCATTTTGTGAGTTTTAGTTCCCCATTTAGTGATTTTTAGCCCCAAAAAGTCCTTTTATATCAAAGGCTTCAGGCCCCCTTATATATACTATTTAGGAAAATCAATAAAAATACTCCTCATTTAGTGATACTTAATAATGCTTTGACCTTAATTCCTTAAATAGTGAGTCATGTTCCCCAAAAAGTGAGATTAAACTCCCCATAAAGTGACAGTGGAACCCCCAAAAAGTGAGTTTGATTTCCCCAATCAGTGATTCTACGTCCCCAAATAGTGAGTGATACCACCCCTTTTAGTGATTTTTAGAGTAAAAGAAGCCAGTAATTTCGCGGCTTCCCGGCTCTCGTATATATACTATCTACTTAAGCTAAAATAAGCTTACTTAGTAAAGCTGCAGATTTTTTTTAAAAAAGTAACGAAGAAATACGTCCCCACGCCTAATTTTTGATTTCATCTCCGTATACTAAAAAAAAGACCACTTTTGGGAGACGATGTAGATGTCCATTGTTAGCACGAATCGATACACTACACTCTTTTACGGACTACATGCCTACCTTTGCTATCTCCAAATTATGGGTCATCTTAGAACCTATCAGTTTGCCTACTTAGCTATTGCTGAGCTTTGCTTTTTTATCTGGCTCCAGTCATTACTCGAATTGAAAGATTGGAATACGTTTCACCCTTTGATGGAAAAAGAGTTCTCTAAACGCTTGCGTTCGTTAGGGTTGGAACAAGTTGGTTTTTATCATGGCTCTACTGTTTATGCCGGTTCCGGCGGAATCATCTTTGTTAAGCCGTATTATGCCCCCGGAGTTAGAGATGAAAACTTCGGTTTAATTATGGGCCCTCACAACGCAGCCTGTGAACTAAGCACGCATCAAGAAATGATAGCGCTTAAGAAAGAAGTTACGACGATAATTGGAGATCAAGTGCCTATATATTGCATAGCACTATTTTCAAATTCCACTTTTTTGACGTGCCCGTTTTACAACGGAAAATATTATAGTTTAACACTCCGAGAAAATATGCATTTATTTATAAAAACCTATATTTCAAGTCAAATTTTTCCGAATCAAATCACCATGGCATGTAAAAAACTGGAGGAAAGTGCATGAGACTTTGCAAAAGAAACTCCCATAAAGCTGCATATCGCAAAGGGTTATCGCTTCTTCTAGCTGGATTAGTTCCGCTTATGGGACTAACCTGGAGCACGGCTGCCGATGCGGAAACAGCACCAACGGTATCAAATGTCTATATCGTTGGAACAGAGACCATTGAAGCTAAAACACTGATGCCATATGTGACAGGTACTCAAACGGGCAAACCTTTGGATACTAAGCTGCTACAGGCGGATCTGGATCGGTTGATTGCAAGTGGCATGGTAGACGAAGTAAAAGCCAAAATTGTTCCCATGGGGGAAGGGTGCACCGTTTTTTTGCATGTAACGGAAGCTCATGAGATAAAAAAAGTATCGGTTGAAGGCGCCAAGGTTTCGGATAAAACAACCTCGCTAAAGCAGGGGGATACGTTAACGCATGACAAGCTGAAAACGGAAACAGAGCGTATCAACAAAGAGCTGAAGGATAAGGGAAGCTTAGCTGAAGTTACCCAAGTTAAATTTGATGGCGATGGAAATGTTAAATTCGTCGTTGAAGAAAAAATCATGTCAAAAGTCGAATTTCAAGGCTTAAAAAAGACGAAAGAGTGGTTAGCGAAAAAATTAGTCAGCTTTTTAAAACCAGGGAAAACGCTATCCAAAAAAGATATCGATAAAGCACTGAACAAGTTAACAGATAGCGGCTATTTCGACAAGGTTCATGCGGAACTGGTCCCAGATGCAAAAAAAGGGGAATTTATACTGCGTTTTGTAGTCACTGAGCCATTAAGTGGAGAATGGCGCTTTGGTGGAGGAACCAGCACAAGGTCCGGCACTTTTTTGACGGGCTCAGTGAAAGAAAACAATCTTCATGGAGAAGGCAAAGAAGTGAGTGCTGCTATTCGGTATAACCCGGATGACTCTGAATATAGCCTTAGATACAGAGATAACTTTTATCATCAGAGTAATGATTCTTTGGCCTTGGGCCTTTGGAAAACTCACTTTAAGGGGACTGTTGATGGTAATAGTTATACAGAGGGAACGCAGGGAGGGTCAATTTATTATGAAAAAGCGTTGCATGATGATCCACGGTTTAAATTTACTACCGGCGTAAGAATGGAAACGCAAACGGTTGAAGAGAATACGACTAGTAGGAGAGATGTATTAAGAGTTTTGAGCTTGGGCTATATAGCTGACACCACTGACGATACCAAAAACCCAACCAAGGGATCTATTGTTGATTTAAAACTGGACAACGGGTTGAAAATCTTAGGTGGGACCGTCTCGTTCGAAAAGTTCAAATCCGTTATTAGGCATTATATGCCGCTAGACGAAAAAGGGAAAACGTCCCTGGCATTTCGTTTTACCACGCAATTAGCCGGCGGAGATCTACCTACCGCCGAACAGTTTTCACTTGGTGGTGAAAAAGCGGTAAGAGGTGTGGAAGAATATAATCTTCGAGGAACTGGAGGTGCTGTGTTAAATGTGGAATATCGAAGAAATTTGTCCGATGCAGTACAAGCCGTTTTATTTGGCGATGCAGGTCGTTCTTGGGGCTTGTCTTCTTCGAAAGCCGCTGCAGGGGTTGGCGTTGGTGTAAGAATTAAAACCGGTATGGGCATTATGCGATTTGATGTCGCAAAGTCTGGAAGTAGACCGACACAATTTATTTTTGGGCTAGGAAATAGCTTTTAAAAGGGGCGTGAACAATGCAAAAGTTAAAGATTTTTGGATGGGCTGCGGCAACTTCATTTTGGTTTATGGTGTATGATTTTGCTTTCCGCTACGAAACCAGTGACTTCATTATTTTTCTCGGTGCTTTTTTGGCTTTGATCGTATCGGTCGTAATGGGGAGTATTTGCTTTGTTGGTCTAATGCAGAAAACAGCGGAAGTGTTGTTTGAAGTAGAAGACGAAGATAGCGATGTCAAAATGGCGATTCAAAAATACACTCTCCGGACCGGTATGTTTTTTGTGGTGTATTTGCTTTTGAAATATGCGATTGAAGGGTTCAATCTTTCCCCAATTCTCTTCATGGGCCTTATGTCTTTTTTATCCGTAACATTGGTGTTTGGACTGTTTAGTATTATCTACAAGGAAAGCAGCATGAAAGAAGCCTGTTTAGATTTGTTTGATACGGCCCAGGCCAATATTGGAAATTCGTTGCTGTTTATCATTTTGAATTACGTTTTGATGGTATTTTTGTATTTCTTGGTCTTCACTATTAACGATTTCGTATCGATGGGCGGCTTGCCGAGAATTTTGGGAATTGGGCTTACCTTCTTGATTTGGACCTTCGTTCTTAACGGCTGGTCTTATTGGGGTGGAAAGTTATACATTAGAGCCAATGCGGCGAATGGCCAAGCGGTTACGCAGACCGAAGAAGAGGATGAATATTATAATGACTAATTTTTGGTTAAAGAAAGGAGAGTTTCATGGATTCCAACGATAAACAAATTGCCAAAGAGATGATGGAAAGCCTTTTGATTCAAGCTTGTAAACAAAGAGCTTCAGATCTATTACTTACAGTTGGCGCAGAGCCAACTTTTAGAATTGATGGGAAAATCGCAAGGCTCCAACACGATAAATTGCGCCCGGAAGATACAAAACGAATTTTTGATTACTATGTTGGATTATCTGAGGAACTGAGCCTCCGCTTTAAGGAACGGGGAGATGTAGATTTTAATATTCCAATAACCAATGTTGGACGTTTTCGGGTCAATGCCTACAAACAAAGAGGTTCGTATGCTTTTGCAGCTCGAGTCATTCACCCACGTCCCCTTACGTTGCAAGAGTTGGGAATGCCGGATATTTTTACGTCTTTTGCCAACCGGCCTAACGGATTGTTAATCATAACGGGGCCAACCGGTTGTGGTAAATCAACTACGTTAGCGTCCATTGTAGATTATATAAACGAGACACGAGATGGGCATATCATTACGTTAGAAGACCCAGTAGAATATTTGCACTTTCATAAACGATGCAATGTAGACCAGCGGGAAATTCCTTCGGACGCTGCATCGTTTCAAAATGGATTGAGAGCGGCCTTGCGCGAAGACCCGGACGTGATTATGTTGGGGGAAATGCGCGATGCCGAAACAACCTTAACGGCCATAGAAGCCGCCGAAACAGGTCACTTGGTATTATCCACGCTCCATACGGCGAGTGCTCCAGAAGCATTTAGCCGAATCATCAGTGTAACACCACCGGAGTACAGGGAAAAAATATGTAATCAGTTATCAAATGTACTGATCGGCGTAGTTGCTCAACAAATTTTCCCTAAAAGACATTCTTCTGGGCGTGTAGTTGCACTGGAAATTATGGTAGGGACTCATGCTATAAAAAGTATAATCCGCGAAAACAAACCAGAACAGCTGCAAGGCCAAATTGAAACGGGCGAACGGTATGGAATGGTTGAAATGAAAAAAAGCATTGAGGACTTGGTTCGTAACGATATCATAGAAAAAAAATACCTTGAAATTTTCATGGATCAAAATGCGAGAATGAAACAATATGAAGCGCAACCGCCACGGTCGCCCTTATTTACTAGTTCCGAGACAGAAGCGCAACTTAGTAGAAATACAAGTATCTTGAACCGATGGAAAAGAAGTTAACTAACAGGGAGGAATAATCATGATTTCAAGAAAAGTGATTGCCGCAACGGTGTTGGGGACTATGCTTGCAGGGTCCACGGTAATGGCGGCCCCTAATGATGACGAATTGATGATTCGTCCGTATTCGCGAACATCAATCGATTTGTCAGAAATGAAAAATCCAAATTCAGCGTTTGTATCGGCTAAAGAAGCTCAAACCGCGACAGCCTCTGTTCCTACCCCTTCGGTACCAGAAGCATCTAAGCCGGCCGCGGTATCGGCAATAACTGACATTAACGTATCAACCAGCACTTCTAACACCTCGCCTACGGCAAAGCCCCAAGTTCCCTTGCAATCGACGGACACAACAAAAAACACGAAAACCGTCGCAACAACGACTGCCGCTGAAAAAGTCAATGATACTAAAACAACGGCAGTTAAAGAAGAAAAGCCTAAGAAAAAATCAGGCGGCATTTGGGGCTGGTTTTCTCGAATCTTTACCACCATTAAAGAGGCCATCGTAGGCAAGCCAAAAGAAGAAAAGAAAGAGATTAAGCCGGCAGCGCAGCCTGTTGAAATGACCGATAATGAGAAAAAACAAGTGGCGCAATTGGGAGCCATGCCGGTTGTTTATGGAGCTGATGTCAAACCGGCCGTTGCTACCACGGTCAATACAGCCCAGCCGCAAACCTTTACTTA
The sequence above is a segment of the Anaeromusa acidaminophila DSM 3853 genome. Coding sequences within it:
- a CDS encoding sensor domain-containing diguanylate cyclase — protein: MDILRQLIPLAVIAMKWEFLLVSVEVIFQKDWGGPLLFADLLTLLLTFLPRQFPYVNAAVALFEVAVLSYATIITGQPVFLYMFSTIAISQFLLRCLPAVYTTLIGATTSCALIQAMLPSLTPMGALLFNVLVCFIMIAGTKYLVHEQKLLDKALRRVNKLAEEKADLEAKNASSTRIGRQEAGKYYTLMDRLKLGYDKKENFERICTTVQETTQATAVSFYIWSDVDQLLQLECYTGDNSIVMPANTLRAGEAIPGSRYYNRTPHIYTIDDTTTQMGKPINTVFTTPFFMGDDTFLGVLSVGFDGTGEELNEKINLCYLIVKHVTPELEKTELYDRTQRMATTDGLTGLFNRRFFDNRLPLEVERAGQFTIPLSLIQIDVDYFKQINDTHGHPEGDKVLITLSEILSHSIRTNDSAFRTGGDEFCVLLPGADIAVAERIANEIETSFSSLGFKGKMKDTGEEVKSTLSIGVSTFPHCATTATDLLSTADQAQYKVKSHGKGHVLVADRLIHKKPGKPIKSFI
- a CDS encoding BamA/OMP85 family outer membrane protein, whose product is MRLCKRNSHKAAYRKGLSLLLAGLVPLMGLTWSTAADAETAPTVSNVYIVGTETIEAKTLMPYVTGTQTGKPLDTKLLQADLDRLIASGMVDEVKAKIVPMGEGCTVFLHVTEAHEIKKVSVEGAKVSDKTTSLKQGDTLTHDKLKTETERINKELKDKGSLAEVTQVKFDGDGNVKFVVEEKIMSKVEFQGLKKTKEWLAKKLVSFLKPGKTLSKKDIDKALNKLTDSGYFDKVHAELVPDAKKGEFILRFVVTEPLSGEWRFGGGTSTRSGTFLTGSVKENNLHGEGKEVSAAIRYNPDDSEYSLRYRDNFYHQSNDSLALGLWKTHFKGTVDGNSYTEGTQGGSIYYEKALHDDPRFKFTTGVRMETQTVEENTTSRRDVLRVLSLGYIADTTDDTKNPTKGSIVDLKLDNGLKILGGTVSFEKFKSVIRHYMPLDEKGKTSLAFRFTTQLAGGDLPTAEQFSLGGEKAVRGVEEYNLRGTGGAVLNVEYRRNLSDAVQAVLFGDAGRSWGLSSSKAAAGVGVGVRIKTGMGIMRFDVAKSGSRPTQFIFGLGNSF
- a CDS encoding replication initiation protein, with translation MNGSSIVSDIGVELIPYSDNNLDNYIVKSPELVEAQYSLQLYEIKLLSYVISLINPDDDVLKTYTFSFSDATRIMGESTSNRKYEYLRKTIFQMQERFVYLPNKNLEIKDRPRVPWFTLAQVNSKDRTVSLQLHDQLKTYFLNLPKFTKYQFRSIWSLRSTYSVRMYELMRKNFWIDSQTGNIKKNTCDYTVAELREMFGIQPHEYKVYDNFRKRVIHQAQKEMKMSTELAFEYREEKLGRAIHRIYFTIFLNKDITNDEDDDILPFQPSPRKKRKAAAEAGLSTGDPVEDIVTLLKAHGVYKSISRKWVKQYPVEHIRNNLEYALKAIDKSAKPIESKSGFIVAAVQEDWFGEKKEQEAQQEETKKTIELTIQAQHEEQLALLPNEVSKEDMERVNNFLNSIDAETILALRYQCKEYLQRTSPDGWGQFFAPEKNHPAHENMFKTYLLTVGIVPKTNKKTK
- a CDS encoding AAA family ATPase, coding for MYILKTIVVANIKGGVGKSTISANLAIAAAQEGYSVLLVDSDPQGSTMAFHELRVETLGEKNTIQAVAITTPTINKVVPSFNNFDYVIVDVGGRETQVLRSAILAAAKGILIIPTAPSMYDIWATEDTFRILEDSRVYADINACVFFNMVMSNTVIAKESHESMKQLLDQYNLYSLNSTLSVRQDYKRSLTEGLGVIEYAPKSKSAEEVKALFKEIEKLI
- a CDS encoding HD-GYP domain-containing protein; protein product: MKRTSLAQELASFSPISYSVQDSNSDPRYLFTEVLIRNMKSLRLLAGAAECEMKFLLTSYQDLSLHMRGDQFIPLVKIAKIEKKELRHKTIEYPLFSPWSEKVGHFSALFTERPTDQTIACVQLATQAVQSALTTVFLLEKQERNTEEIIAALVTTLKTKDPYTYIHSRSVQRHASFLSKVLGFSSEKISLIRVSGLLHDMGKIQLPLALLQKDGSLTDQEYKQIKFHPAFGYDYLVRFSFPILQSCAIFARSHHERWDGKGYPDNLKGENIPIEARILAIADAYDAMVGIRPYRNSISPEEALDELSENAGTQFDPTLVKNFYYAMKQKLQIPI
- a CDS encoding type IV pilus twitching motility protein PilT translates to MDSNDKQIAKEMMESLLIQACKQRASDLLLTVGAEPTFRIDGKIARLQHDKLRPEDTKRIFDYYVGLSEELSLRFKERGDVDFNIPITNVGRFRVNAYKQRGSYAFAARVIHPRPLTLQELGMPDIFTSFANRPNGLLIITGPTGCGKSTTLASIVDYINETRDGHIITLEDPVEYLHFHKRCNVDQREIPSDAASFQNGLRAALREDPDVIMLGEMRDAETTLTAIEAAETGHLVLSTLHTASAPEAFSRIISVTPPEYREKICNQLSNVLIGVVAQQIFPKRHSSGRVVALEIMVGTHAIKSIIRENKPEQLQGQIETGERYGMVEMKKSIEDLVRNDIIEKKYLEIFMDQNARMKQYEAQPPRSPLFTSSETEAQLSRNTSILNRWKRS